GGCGTGTCGGAAACAGGAGGCTCGATGGGCACACCCTCGAAATGCTGCGGAGCGGGGTGTCCGGCGCAGGCGCACAGGCCCGCCAGCAGGAAAAGACAGATGATTCTGCTCATGAGATGGTTTTTCCGGCACGGCCGTGTTTGCGGAACCGCGCAATCCGGTGGATTTTCCTGCCCGGCACGGCGTGGAGCCTCATTCTTCATGTTCGATCCATTCCTGGGAAAAATCCTGGATGGTGGTGGACATCCGTTCCTTGATCTTCTGCAGCAGACGGGCCTCGATCTGGCGTACCCGCTCCCTGGTGATGCCGTACTTGTCGCCGATCTCGCGCAGGGTCACGGGGCTGTCCGCCAGCAGGCGCTCCTCGAGGATGTCCAGTTCCTTTTCGTTCAGCTCGTCCCGGATGGCGGCGATGTTGTCGTGCAGAAGACCGTGGATTTCGTCCGAGGCCATCTGCGCCTCGATGCCCGGTTCCAGAGCCGGGATGAAGTCCATGGGGGTGAAGCCGGAGTCGGAGGAGCCCACCTGCATGTCCAGGGACATGTCGTGCTGGCCCAGACGCTGGCCCATCTCGATGATATCGCTTTCGGAGACATGCAGGTTCCGGGACAGGGTGGACGTGTCCGGGTCGTAGCCCTGGGCCTGCAGCCGCTGGCGCTCCTTGCCCAGATTGTAGAACAGCTTGCGCTGGGCCTGGGTGGTCCCGATCTTGACCATGCGCCAGTTGTCCATGATGAATTTGAGGATGTAGGCCTTGATCCAGAACGAAGCGTAGTAGGAAAACTTGATGCCCTTGTCCGGGTCGAATTTCTGTACGGCCTTCATGAGCCCCACGTTGCCTTCCTGGATCAGGTCCAGCACGTTTTTCATCCAGCGGCGCTGGAAATCCATGGCGATCTTGACCACCAGCCGCAGATTGGAGGTGATCAGGGTGAAGGCCGCGGCGTCTTCCTTTTCGTCGCGGTAGCGGCGGGCCAGGCTGAATTCCTCATCGGGTTCCAGGGCGCGGAATTTTTTTATTTCCTGAAGATAAATCTGCAGCGGATCGAGGCTGCCCGTCTCCCGCCGCGCCGGAGGGGCCAGAGTGAGCGGAGCGACCTGCGAGCCGGTGGGTTCGGAATCCTGCCCGCCGTCTCCGTCTTCCAGAGACATGAAATCCGGCTCGTCCTCTCCGTCTTCCAGATCCATGAAGTCCTCCTCGTCCACGGAGACGGGCTGGTCGAACTCTTCCTCGGGAGACCGGGAGGCGTTCATGTCGGCGGGCGCGGTGGATGTGGTCATTGTTCCGTGTGGGTAGCGATGCGGGAGAGCGTTCTCCGTTCAGGAATCTTTGCCCATAGAGTTTTTATTTGTCCTTTTCAATGATTTTAAGTAGGGCCCGTTGTCTACTCTGGGCTGGCGGGCGGCCTGGACAGTTTGTCACGGAGTTTGGGGATGAACGGTTTTCGGGCTGCGCTGGCGGCGGACGGCATTCTGATTTTCGACGGGGGCATGGGCAGCCTGCTCCAGCGGCGGGGGCTTGCGCCCGGGCAGTCACCGGAGGAATTCGGCATGGCGCATCCGGAAATCATTGCGGACATCCATGCCGGATACGCCTGTTCCGGGTCCAGGGTGGTGACCACCAACACATTCGGAGCCACGCGCTACAAACTGCCCGCCGGTCTGGACGTGTTCGCCGTCAACGAACTCATGGCCCGCACGGCCCGCCGCGCCGTGGGCGGCGGAGTGTTCGTGGCTGGCAGTGTGGGACCCACCGGCAAGATGGTCCATCCGCTGGGAGACATCAGTTTTCGTGGTCTGGTGGAGGTCTTCAAGGAGCAGATTCGCGGTCTGGCGGCGGGCGGAGCCGATGTCATCCTGGCGGAAACACAGTTCGATCTGGCCGAGGCCAGGGCCGTGGTCGTGGCCGCCCGGGAAGCGTGCGACCTGCCCGTGGGCGTGAGCATGACTTTCGAGGACGGGGTCAGTCTGACCGGCACCACTCCGGAAGTCTTTGCCCTGACCATGGGCAATATGGGCGTGGATTTCATCGGCTCCAACTGCAGCGCCGGGCCGGAGCAGCTTGTCCAGGTGGCCAGAGCCATGCTGGAAGTTTCTGACCTGCCCGTTCTGATCCAGCCCAACGCCGGCCTGCCCGAACTGGTGGACGGCCGCACCGTGTTCCGTCTGCAACCCGAGCCCTTCGCCGAGGCGGTGTCGGTTCTGGCGGCCGAAGGCGTGCGCTGTCTGGGCGGATGTTGCGGCACCACGCCGGACCATATCCGGGTCCTGGCCGCGCTGTGCGAGGGAAAGTTCGCGCCGCGCCCCGAACGCGGAAACCGTCCCTGCCTGGTGGTTTCGTCCCGCTCCGAGACCGTGGAATTCGGCTTCGACCGCCCCTGCCGGATCATCGGGGAACGTATCAATCCCACGGGCAAGGCCGACCTGACGGCGGAACTGCAGCGTCTGGAGACCCGCCGCGTTCTGGCTCTGGCCGAAGAGCAGGCTGCTCAGGGGGCGGCAGTGCTGGATGTCAACGTGGGCGCGCCCATGGTGGACGAAACCCGCATGCTGCCCTTGGCTGTGACCGCCCTGACCAGCGCCCTGTCCATCCCCCTGTGTCTGGACACGAGTAATCCGGAAGCCATGCGCGCGGGGCTTGACGTCTATCCGGCGTCGCCCCTGGTCAATTCCATCAGCGGCGAGGCGGACCGCATGGAAGTGCTCGGTCCCCTGTGCCGGGATTACGGCGCACCGTTCATCCTGCTGCCCATCAAGGGGCGCAAGCTGCCCGTGACCGCCGCCGAACGGCTGGCCATCATCGAGGAGCTGCTGCTCA
Above is a window of Desulfomicrobium orale DSM 12838 DNA encoding:
- a CDS encoding sigma-70 family RNA polymerase sigma factor, giving the protein MTTSTAPADMNASRSPEEEFDQPVSVDEEDFMDLEDGEDEPDFMSLEDGDGGQDSEPTGSQVAPLTLAPPARRETGSLDPLQIYLQEIKKFRALEPDEEFSLARRYRDEKEDAAAFTLITSNLRLVVKIAMDFQRRWMKNVLDLIQEGNVGLMKAVQKFDPDKGIKFSYYASFWIKAYILKFIMDNWRMVKIGTTQAQRKLFYNLGKERQRLQAQGYDPDTSTLSRNLHVSESDIIEMGQRLGQHDMSLDMQVGSSDSGFTPMDFIPALEPGIEAQMASDEIHGLLHDNIAAIRDELNEKELDILEERLLADSPVTLREIGDKYGITRERVRQIEARLLQKIKERMSTTIQDFSQEWIEHEE
- a CDS encoding homocysteine S-methyltransferase family protein — its product is MNGFRAALAADGILIFDGGMGSLLQRRGLAPGQSPEEFGMAHPEIIADIHAGYACSGSRVVTTNTFGATRYKLPAGLDVFAVNELMARTARRAVGGGVFVAGSVGPTGKMVHPLGDISFRGLVEVFKEQIRGLAAGGADVILAETQFDLAEARAVVVAAREACDLPVGVSMTFEDGVSLTGTTPEVFALTMGNMGVDFIGSNCSAGPEQLVQVARAMLEVSDLPVLIQPNAGLPELVDGRTVFRLQPEPFAEAVSVLAAEGVRCLGGCCGTTPDHIRVLAALCEGKFAPRPERGNRPCLVVSSRSETVEFGFDRPCRIIGERINPTGKADLTAELQRLETRRVLALAEEQAAQGAAVLDVNVGAPMVDETRMLPLAVTALTSALSIPLCLDTSNPEAMRAGLDVYPASPLVNSISGEADRMEVLGPLCRDYGAPFILLPIKGRKLPVTAAERLAIIEELLLRAEALRIPKNLILVDALALTVSSKPEAATACLEVIRHCRERWGLAATMGLSNISFGLPARDLVNSTFLGMAVGAGMASFIANPNTVRLRETLAAAELLLGRDPQARNFIDSYSGWTPGSAPAPAAPAASGAEEGSAVALAVVRGQKDRIADLLAERIAAGDDPFALVDGEMIPAIATVGEKYERKEYFLPQLLLCAETMQTGFDSIRHLLVREGQDAKATIVMATVEGDIHDIGKNIVCLMLRNFGYVVVDLGKDVRAEDIVRTAEEKHAAVIGLSALMTTTMVRMEDTVRLVRERGLTCRVMIGGAVVSQAYADLIGAHGYADDAVAAVRVATRLCREVAGE